The following are from one region of the Edwardsiella tarda ATCC 15947 = NBRC 105688 genome:
- a CDS encoding GlpM family protein, with protein sequence MGLALKALIGALAVLLIALCARSKNYYLAGLVPMFPTFALIAHYLVGRERSLDALRHTILFGLWAIIPYLIYLLSLYLLAGHLPLPVALLGAVLCWALAAGVLILLWQR encoded by the coding sequence ATGGGACTCGCGCTCAAAGCGCTAATCGGAGCCTTGGCGGTTTTGTTGATCGCCCTCTGCGCCCGCAGTAAAAATTACTATCTGGCTGGGCTGGTGCCGATGTTTCCCACCTTCGCCCTGATCGCGCATTACCTCGTTGGCCGCGAACGCTCCCTCGACGCGTTGCGCCACACCATCCTGTTTGGCCTGTGGGCCATTATCCCCTATCTGATCTACCTCCTCTCCCTCTATCTGTTGGCGGGGCATCTGCCGCTCCCCGTGGCGCTGTTAGGCGCGGTCCTCTGCTGGGCCCTTGCCGCCGGGGTATTGATTCTCCTGTGGCAGCGCTAG
- a CDS encoding DUF2594 family protein, whose protein sequence is MSNADFSTEATIEALTHEVTCLKATLTEMLKAMGQADAGKVIINMEKYAGRLEDQEQSEAFKKTMAQIKHVYRQ, encoded by the coding sequence ATGAGCAACGCTGATTTTTCTACCGAAGCGACCATCGAAGCTTTGACGCACGAGGTCACCTGTCTGAAAGCCACCCTGACCGAAATGCTCAAGGCCATGGGGCAGGCCGACGCCGGTAAAGTGATCATCAATATGGAAAAATATGCGGGCCGGTTAGAAGATCAGGAGCAATCTGAAGCCTTCAAAAAGACCATGGCGCAAATTAAACACGTCTATCGTCAGTAA
- the uvrY gene encoding UvrY/SirA/GacA family response regulator transcription factor has translation MISVLLVDDHELVRAGIRRILEDIKGIKVVGEAQCGEDAVKWCRSNCADIVLMDMNMPGIGGLEATRKILRVKPEVKVIMLTIHTENPLPAKVMQAGAFGYLSKGAAPQEMISAIRAVYSGQRYIASDIAQQMALSQLAPQSESPFGCLSERELQIMLMITNGSKVTEISEQLNLSPKTVNSYRYRMFSKLNISGDVELTHLAIRHGLCNAEKILSGE, from the coding sequence TTGATTAGCGTTCTTCTTGTTGATGACCACGAACTGGTGCGCGCAGGGATACGACGCATTCTTGAAGATATCAAAGGGATTAAAGTGGTGGGCGAGGCGCAGTGTGGCGAAGACGCGGTGAAATGGTGCCGTAGCAACTGTGCCGACATTGTGTTGATGGATATGAACATGCCGGGGATCGGCGGCCTGGAAGCGACCCGGAAGATCTTACGGGTGAAGCCCGAGGTGAAAGTCATCATGTTGACCATCCATACGGAAAACCCGCTACCGGCTAAGGTCATGCAGGCTGGCGCCTTCGGCTATCTCAGCAAGGGCGCGGCGCCACAGGAGATGATCAGTGCGATCCGTGCGGTCTACTCCGGTCAGCGTTACATCGCCTCCGATATCGCCCAGCAGATGGCGTTGAGCCAATTGGCCCCCCAGAGCGAGTCGCCGTTCGGCTGCCTATCCGAACGTGAACTACAGATCATGCTGATGATCACCAACGGCAGTAAGGTGACGGAGATTTCCGAACAGCTGAATCTGAGCCCCAAAACCGTCAACAGTTACCGTTACCGCATGTTTAGCAAGCTGAACATTAGTGGGGATGTCGAATTGACCCATCTGGCGATCCGGCACGGGCTGTGTAATGCAGAGAAAATTCTAAGCGGTGAGTGA
- the uvrC gene encoding excinuclease ABC subunit UvrC, whose amino-acid sequence MSECFDAVAFLKTVTSQPGVYRMYEAGGEVIYVGKAKDLKKRLSSYFRRQLASRKTEALVRQIAHIDVTVTHTETEALLLEHNYIKRYQPRYNVLLRDDKSYPLIYLSAERHPRLTVHRGAKRARGDYFGPFPNASAVRETLALLQKLFPIRQCEDSVYRNRSRPCLQYQIQRCLGPCVAGLVSDAEYARQVDYVRLFLSGKDSQVVDALVARMEEASRALRFEEAARLRDQIQAVRRVTERQFISGDHDDIDVVGVAFEAGMACVHVLFIRQGQVLGSRSYFPRVPAGTELAEVVQTFIGQFYLQGSQTRTLPGEILIDFALPERQLLAESISELAGRRIHIQSQPRGDRARYLKLARTNAATALSSKLSQQSTILQRLVQLEQVLQRADIQRMECFDISHTLGEETVASCVVFDRNGPLRSEYRRYNISGITPGDDYAAMRQVLRRRYGKALNDEKIPDVIFIDGGKGQLAQAKEVFAELDVPWDKTRPLLLGIAKGSDRKAGLETLFFVPHGEGFSLAPDSPALHLIQHIRDESHNHAISGHRKKRAKVRNTSALESIEGIGPKRRQQLLKYMGGMQSLRDASVDEIAKVPGISAALAEKIHYALKQ is encoded by the coding sequence GTGAGTGAATGCTTTGATGCGGTCGCCTTCCTCAAGACGGTGACCAGCCAACCGGGGGTATACCGGATGTACGAGGCCGGCGGCGAGGTCATTTACGTCGGCAAGGCTAAAGATCTCAAGAAACGTCTCTCCAGCTATTTTCGCCGTCAGCTCGCCAGCCGCAAGACCGAGGCCTTGGTCCGCCAGATTGCCCACATCGATGTCACCGTGACCCACACGGAGACCGAGGCGCTGCTGCTGGAGCACAATTACATCAAGCGTTACCAGCCGCGCTATAACGTCTTGTTACGCGATGATAAGTCTTACCCCCTGATCTACCTCAGCGCCGAGCGTCATCCACGCCTGACGGTGCATCGGGGCGCCAAGCGCGCCCGCGGTGACTATTTCGGCCCATTCCCCAACGCCAGCGCGGTACGCGAGACCTTGGCCCTGCTGCAAAAGCTGTTTCCCATTCGCCAGTGTGAGGATAGCGTCTACCGCAATCGCTCGCGTCCCTGCCTGCAATACCAGATCCAGCGTTGCCTGGGCCCCTGTGTCGCCGGTCTGGTGAGCGACGCGGAGTACGCGCGCCAGGTCGACTACGTACGCCTATTCCTGTCGGGCAAAGACAGCCAGGTGGTGGATGCGTTGGTCGCCCGCATGGAGGAGGCCAGCCGCGCACTGCGTTTCGAAGAGGCTGCGCGCTTGCGCGACCAGATCCAGGCGGTGCGTCGCGTGACCGAGCGCCAGTTCATCTCCGGCGATCACGATGATATCGATGTGGTGGGGGTAGCCTTCGAGGCCGGGATGGCCTGCGTCCATGTGCTGTTTATCCGCCAGGGGCAGGTGCTGGGCAGTCGCAGTTACTTTCCGCGCGTCCCCGCCGGGACGGAGCTCGCCGAGGTGGTGCAGACCTTTATCGGCCAGTTTTATTTGCAGGGCAGCCAGACGCGTACCCTGCCGGGGGAGATCCTGATCGACTTCGCGCTGCCGGAGCGGCAACTGTTGGCGGAGTCGATCAGCGAACTGGCCGGGCGCCGCATCCACATTCAGTCGCAGCCGCGTGGCGATCGGGCGCGTTACCTGAAGCTGGCGCGCACCAACGCCGCCACGGCGCTGAGCAGCAAGCTCTCTCAACAGTCGACTATCCTGCAACGCCTGGTTCAGTTGGAGCAGGTACTCCAGCGTGCCGACATTCAACGCATGGAGTGTTTCGACATCAGCCACACCTTGGGCGAGGAGACGGTGGCCTCCTGCGTGGTCTTCGATCGCAACGGGCCGCTGCGTAGCGAATATCGGCGCTATAATATTAGCGGCATTACGCCTGGGGATGACTACGCCGCCATGCGCCAGGTGCTACGCCGTCGCTATGGCAAGGCGCTGAACGATGAGAAGATCCCCGACGTCATTTTTATTGACGGCGGCAAGGGGCAGCTGGCGCAAGCGAAAGAGGTCTTCGCCGAGCTGGATGTCCCCTGGGATAAGACGCGCCCGCTATTGCTGGGCATCGCCAAGGGAAGCGATCGTAAGGCGGGGCTGGAGACACTGTTCTTCGTCCCCCATGGCGAGGGCTTCTCCCTGGCGCCCGACTCGCCGGCGCTGCACCTGATCCAGCACATTCGCGACGAGTCGCACAACCACGCCATCAGCGGCCACCGTAAGAAGCGTGCCAAGGTGCGAAACACCAGCGCGTTGGAGTCCATCGAGGGCATCGGCCCGAAACGGCGCCAACAATTGCTCAAGTATATGGGGGGAATGCAATCGCTGCGCGACGCCAGTGTCGATGAGATCGCAAAAGTGCCCGGTATTTCAGCCGCATTAGCGGAAAAGATCCACTATGCGTTGAAACAATAA
- the pgsA gene encoding CDP-diacylglycerol--glycerol-3-phosphate 3-phosphatidyltransferase translates to MRLNIPTLLTLFRVILIPFFVLAFYLPFTWAPFACALIFVVAAVTDWFDGFLARRWKQTTRFGAFLDPVADKVMVATALVLVTEYYHVWWVTLPAATMIAREIIISALREWMAEIGKRSSVAVSWIGKVKTTAQMLALVGLLWRPDISIIIAGIVALYIAAVLTFWSMFQYLSAARGDLLDS, encoded by the coding sequence ATGCGATTAAATATCCCTACGCTATTGACGCTGTTTCGCGTCATCCTGATCCCGTTTTTTGTCCTGGCCTTCTATCTTCCGTTCACCTGGGCCCCCTTCGCCTGTGCGCTGATTTTCGTGGTGGCGGCGGTGACCGACTGGTTCGATGGCTTCCTCGCTCGGCGCTGGAAGCAGACCACGCGCTTCGGCGCCTTTCTCGACCCGGTGGCCGACAAGGTGATGGTGGCGACGGCGCTGGTGCTGGTGACCGAGTATTATCACGTCTGGTGGGTGACGCTACCGGCGGCCACCATGATCGCCCGCGAGATCATCATCTCCGCACTGCGTGAGTGGATGGCGGAGATCGGCAAACGCAGCAGTGTGGCCGTCTCCTGGATCGGTAAGGTGAAGACGACGGCTCAGATGCTGGCACTGGTCGGGCTATTATGGCGCCCGGACATCTCTATTATTATCGCCGGGATTGTGGCGCTGTATATCGCCGCGGTATTGACCTTCTGGTCGATGTTCCAATACCTGAGCGCTGCACGCGGCGATCTGTTGGATTCTTGA
- a CDS encoding HNH endonuclease, whose protein sequence is MPFAVITENDVSKWSDKTGSVYHFPKRYQVLLLPGTQVVYYKGRIKDKSYQSQRLSDLPHYFGTAQIGKVFSDKDSQKGDLFALIEGFKPFSQAVLAKLGHQGYYETIPTSRSGNYWRDGVRGISQNDYNSIVASAIYSLEGDIEPSIELELGEYESLSEGKKDMRYVTTYERKSKLRQQAIAIHGTTCFGCSFNFGQYYGAEAEGFIHIHHIHPLSEGDGEQLIDPALDLIPLCPNCHAMIHMNKKKTLSLAELRALIMTAEARE, encoded by the coding sequence ATGCCTTTCGCTGTAATCACCGAAAACGATGTTTCAAAATGGAGTGATAAAACTGGCTCCGTATACCATTTCCCTAAACGGTACCAGGTACTACTTTTGCCTGGAACGCAAGTTGTCTATTACAAAGGTAGGATAAAGGACAAATCCTATCAGTCACAAAGGCTATCAGATTTGCCTCACTACTTTGGTACTGCGCAAATCGGTAAAGTGTTTTCGGACAAAGATAGCCAAAAAGGTGATCTTTTTGCTTTGATTGAGGGGTTTAAACCCTTTTCGCAGGCAGTGCTCGCAAAGTTGGGTCATCAAGGTTACTACGAAACGATACCAACCTCTCGATCTGGGAATTACTGGCGAGATGGTGTCAGGGGTATCAGTCAAAATGACTATAACAGTATTGTAGCATCAGCGATTTATTCTTTAGAGGGTGATATAGAGCCATCTATTGAGCTAGAGCTTGGGGAGTACGAGTCTCTGTCTGAAGGGAAAAAAGACATGCGTTATGTTACTACGTATGAGCGGAAGTCTAAGCTACGGCAGCAAGCGATAGCCATTCATGGTACAACATGCTTTGGATGCAGTTTTAACTTCGGTCAATACTATGGTGCTGAGGCTGAAGGTTTCATCCACATTCACCATATTCACCCTTTGAGTGAGGGGGATGGTGAACAATTGATTGATCCGGCCTTAGATTTGATACCCTTATGCCCGAATTGTCACGCGATGATTCATATGAACAAAAAAAAGACACTCTCATTGGCTGAATTGAGAGCGTTGATTATGACTGCTGAGGCTCGTGAGTAG
- the fsa gene encoding fructose-6-phosphate aldolase: protein MELYLDTANVAEVERLSRIFPITGVTTNPSIIAAGKVSIWEVLPRLQQAIGDEGTLFAQTMSRDSAGMVEEAKRLHNVMPGIVVKIPVTSAGLAAIKLLKKEGITTLGTAVYSASQGLLAALAGAKYVAPYVNRIDAQGGDGIRTVQELQRLLEQHAPTCKVLAASFKTPRQALDCLLAGCQAITLPLDVAQQMLDTPAVVAATEKFEQDWENAFGSLSL from the coding sequence ATGGAACTGTATCTGGATACCGCCAACGTGGCGGAGGTCGAACGTCTATCACGTATCTTCCCGATTACGGGCGTCACCACAAATCCAAGCATCATAGCCGCCGGCAAGGTGTCCATCTGGGAGGTATTGCCAAGGTTACAACAAGCCATCGGTGATGAGGGGACGCTGTTCGCCCAAACCATGAGCCGCGATAGCGCGGGGATGGTGGAAGAAGCCAAGCGGCTGCACAACGTCATGCCGGGGATCGTGGTCAAGATCCCCGTGACCTCGGCGGGCTTAGCGGCAATCAAACTGCTAAAAAAAGAGGGGATCACCACACTGGGGACTGCGGTGTACAGTGCCTCGCAGGGACTGCTCGCGGCGCTGGCTGGGGCGAAATATGTCGCGCCCTATGTGAACCGCATCGACGCGCAAGGCGGTGACGGTATTCGTACTGTGCAAGAGTTACAACGCTTACTGGAGCAGCACGCGCCAACCTGCAAGGTGCTCGCGGCCAGTTTTAAGACCCCACGCCAAGCGCTCGATTGCTTACTCGCCGGATGCCAAGCGATCACCTTACCTTTAGATGTCGCGCAACAAATGCTCGATACTCCGGCGGTAGTCGCGGCGACAGAGAAGTTTGAACAGGACTGGGAGAATGCCTTTGGCAGCCTGAGTCTTTAA
- the ptsP gene encoding phosphoenolpyruvate--protein phosphotransferase produces MALIVEFTCELPNGVHARPASLVETLCNTFHSHMEWHNLRTDRKGNAKSALALIGTDTLRGDSCRLSISGADEQAAHQRLSQWLRDEFPRCDAPLAEVKNSELAPLPVSLTNLNPQFFRACSVCSGSASGVLTRLAALDLNALGPLPTAKDVDSEQSALDNGLTLLMKNIEFRLLDSDGSARTILEAHRSLVGDTSLRQHLMAGVSRGLSCAQAIVESARHFGDTFARSPSQYLQERALDVRDIACQLLQQIYGAQRFPAPGQLTQPAICMADELTPSQFLELDKTLLKGLLLKSGGTTSHTVILARSFNIPTLVGVETEQLAAWLHQTVYLDGNAGAIIVAPDESVSRYYQQEARLHAALREQQRIWLTREARSADGIRLEIAANIAHPVEAAAAFANGAEAVGLFRTEMLYMDRACAPDESELYHLFCQALASAQGRSIIIRTMDIGGDKPVDYLNIPAEANPFLGYRAVRIYEEYAALFTTQLRAILRASAHGSLKIMIPMISSMEEILWVKERLAEAKQQLRHEHVPFDERIPLGIMLEVPSVMFIIDQCCEEIDFFSIGSNDLTQYLLAVDRDNAKVTRHYNSLNPAFLRALDFAVQAVHRQGKWIGLCGELGAKGSVLPLLLGLGLDEISMSAPSIPSAKARMARLDSRACRHLLDQAMACRTALEVEHLLAQFRMAQQDAPLVTAQCITLDSDWRSKEEVIKGMTDNLLLANRCRYPRKLEADLWAREAVFSTGLGFGFAIPHSKSEHIEQSTISVARLAAPVRWGEDEAQFIIMLTLNKHAAGDQHMRIFSRLARRIMHQEFRSALVNAASADAIATLLQHELEL; encoded by the coding sequence ATGGCTTTAATTGTGGAATTTACTTGTGAGCTACCCAATGGGGTACATGCGCGGCCAGCAAGCTTGGTTGAGACACTGTGTAATACCTTCCACTCGCACATGGAGTGGCATAACCTGCGTACCGATCGTAAAGGGAACGCTAAAAGCGCACTCGCCCTCATTGGCACCGACACCCTGCGCGGCGATAGCTGCCGGTTATCCATCTCTGGCGCCGACGAACAGGCGGCCCACCAGCGCCTTAGTCAGTGGCTACGCGATGAGTTTCCGCGTTGTGATGCCCCACTGGCTGAAGTCAAAAATAGCGAACTGGCGCCGCTTCCTGTCTCATTGACGAATCTCAACCCACAATTTTTTCGCGCGTGTAGCGTCTGTTCGGGTAGCGCGAGTGGTGTTCTGACACGGCTCGCCGCGCTGGATCTCAACGCGCTGGGTCCCCTCCCGACGGCCAAGGATGTCGACAGCGAACAGTCCGCACTGGATAACGGCTTAACGCTGTTAATGAAGAATATCGAATTCCGTTTACTCGACAGCGACGGCTCCGCCCGTACCATTCTGGAGGCTCATCGTTCGCTGGTGGGAGACACCTCCCTCCGTCAGCACTTGATGGCCGGCGTTTCACGCGGGTTAAGCTGCGCCCAGGCGATCGTCGAAAGCGCCCGCCACTTCGGCGACACATTCGCCCGCTCCCCTAGCCAGTATCTACAGGAGCGCGCGCTGGATGTCCGTGATATCGCTTGCCAGCTCCTACAGCAAATTTATGGCGCACAGCGTTTCCCGGCACCGGGTCAACTCACGCAACCCGCGATCTGTATGGCGGATGAGCTCACGCCCAGCCAGTTCCTTGAGCTCGACAAAACCCTCCTCAAGGGCCTGTTGTTAAAAAGCGGCGGCACCACTTCACACACGGTCATTCTTGCCCGCTCCTTCAATATTCCGACGCTGGTTGGAGTGGAGACGGAACAGTTAGCGGCGTGGCTGCATCAGACGGTTTACCTCGACGGCAACGCGGGCGCGATTATCGTCGCGCCCGATGAATCGGTCAGCCGCTACTATCAGCAGGAGGCTCGACTCCACGCTGCGCTGCGCGAACAGCAACGCATCTGGTTGACGCGGGAGGCTCGCTCGGCTGACGGTATTCGCCTGGAGATTGCCGCCAATATTGCCCACCCCGTAGAGGCAGCGGCGGCGTTTGCTAACGGTGCCGAGGCCGTGGGTCTGTTTCGCACAGAAATGCTCTATATGGACCGCGCCTGCGCCCCCGATGAGAGCGAGTTGTACCACCTCTTTTGTCAGGCATTGGCGTCCGCGCAGGGGCGCAGCATCATTATTCGCACCATGGATATTGGGGGCGATAAACCCGTTGATTACCTGAACATTCCTGCCGAAGCGAACCCATTTCTCGGCTACCGTGCTGTGCGTATCTATGAGGAGTACGCCGCGTTATTCACCACGCAGTTGCGCGCCATCCTCCGCGCCTCTGCCCATGGTAGCCTGAAGATCATGATCCCGATGATCTCCTCTATGGAGGAAATTTTGTGGGTGAAAGAGCGGCTGGCAGAGGCTAAACAGCAGCTACGGCATGAACATGTTCCGTTTGATGAACGGATCCCGCTCGGCATCATGCTGGAGGTTCCCTCGGTGATGTTCATCATCGATCAATGCTGCGAAGAAATTGATTTCTTTAGTATCGGCAGTAATGATCTGACGCAGTATCTGCTGGCGGTCGATCGCGACAACGCCAAGGTCACCCGGCACTATAACAGTCTGAATCCGGCTTTCCTGCGCGCGCTGGATTTCGCCGTGCAGGCGGTGCATCGCCAGGGTAAGTGGATCGGCCTATGCGGCGAGCTCGGCGCAAAAGGGTCGGTCCTGCCGTTACTGCTCGGACTGGGGCTGGACGAGATCAGCATGAGCGCCCCCTCAATCCCCAGCGCTAAAGCACGGATGGCGCGACTCGATAGCCGCGCCTGCCGTCACCTGCTGGATCAGGCGATGGCCTGCCGTACCGCACTCGAGGTCGAGCATCTCTTGGCTCAGTTCCGCATGGCCCAGCAGGACGCGCCGCTGGTCACCGCCCAATGCATCACGCTGGATAGCGACTGGCGCAGCAAAGAGGAGGTGATAAAAGGGATGACGGACAATCTCCTACTGGCCAACCGCTGCCGCTATCCGCGCAAGCTAGAGGCCGACCTGTGGGCGCGCGAAGCCGTCTTCTCCACCGGGCTAGGCTTCGGCTTCGCGATCCCACACAGTAAATCCGAACATATTGAACAATCGACCATCAGTGTGGCGCGCCTAGCGGCACCGGTACGCTGGGGGGAGGACGAGGCGCAGTTCATCATCATGTTAACGCTCAACAAACACGCCGCAGGCGACCAACACATGCGTATTTTCTCGCGTCTCGCCCGCCGCATTATGCACCAAGAATTCCGCAGCGCCCTGGTTAACGCCGCCTCCGCCGACGCCATCGCCACGCTGCTGCAACATGAACTGGAACTATAA
- a CDS encoding PTS fructose transporter subunit EIIC, whose protein sequence is MKELMQILRNTRQHLMTGVSHMIPFVVAGGILLAISVMLYGKGAVPDAATDPNLKRLFDIGVAGLTLMVPFLAAYIGYSIAERSALAPCAIGAWVGNSFGAGFFGALIAGMIGGIVVYYLKKIPVHKVLRSVMPIFVIPIVGTFITAGIMMWGLGEPVGALTTSLTAWLQGMQQGSIVVLAIILGLMLAFDMGGPVNKVAYAFMLICVSQGIYTVVAIAAVGICVPPLGLGLATLIGRKNFSSEEREAGKAALVMGCVGVTEGAIPFAAADPLRVIPSIMLGSACGAVTAALVGAQCYAGWGGLIVLPVVEGKLGYVAAVAIGAVVTALCVNVLKSLARKKEPQINEKEDDLDLDFEIN, encoded by the coding sequence ATGAAAGAGTTGATGCAGATCCTGAGAAACACCCGTCAGCACCTGATGACCGGTGTTTCGCATATGATCCCCTTCGTGGTGGCTGGCGGAATTTTGCTGGCGATCTCCGTGATGCTGTATGGCAAGGGCGCGGTACCCGATGCGGCAACGGATCCTAATCTCAAGAGGCTTTTTGATATCGGTGTCGCGGGACTGACGTTGATGGTTCCTTTTCTCGCGGCCTATATCGGTTACTCCATTGCCGAGCGATCTGCGCTGGCGCCGTGTGCGATCGGCGCATGGGTCGGCAACAGCTTTGGCGCCGGATTCTTTGGCGCGCTGATCGCCGGGATGATCGGTGGCATTGTGGTGTACTATCTGAAGAAGATCCCGGTGCATAAGGTGTTGCGCTCGGTGATGCCTATCTTCGTCATTCCTATCGTGGGAACATTTATTACCGCCGGCATCATGATGTGGGGGCTGGGTGAACCCGTGGGCGCGTTGACCACCAGCCTAACCGCCTGGCTGCAGGGGATGCAGCAGGGCAGCATTGTGGTACTGGCCATCATTTTAGGACTGATGCTGGCCTTCGATATGGGGGGGCCGGTTAATAAGGTCGCTTATGCCTTCATGCTGATTTGTGTGTCGCAAGGCATTTATACCGTCGTGGCCATTGCCGCCGTGGGCATCTGTGTTCCGCCACTGGGATTAGGGCTAGCGACGCTGATTGGCCGTAAGAACTTTTCCTCAGAGGAGCGTGAGGCCGGTAAAGCCGCGCTGGTGATGGGGTGTGTGGGCGTCACCGAGGGTGCGATCCCGTTTGCCGCCGCCGATCCGTTGCGGGTGATCCCTTCCATCATGCTCGGTTCTGCCTGCGGTGCGGTAACGGCCGCCCTGGTGGGGGCGCAGTGTTATGCCGGTTGGGGGGGCTTAATCGTGCTCCCGGTAGTGGAAGGCAAGCTGGGGTATGTCGCGGCGGTCGCCATTGGCGCGGTGGTGACGGCGCTCTGTGTTAACGTGCTGAAAAGTCTGGCGCGTAAAAAAGAGCCTCAGATTAATGAGAAAGAAGATGATCTGGATTTAGATTTTGAAATTAATTAA